The proteins below come from a single Chryseobacterium bernardetii genomic window:
- a CDS encoding DUF4241 domain-containing protein — translation MNSIFSFTHKIKAMNESWMQKWEEIKDKLVSPVDIETYFISDEIMEQKMETMEIGNVSLPSGKVIVRDPLVYLNQKEQPFFVEVPRGDFPVTVAVVKLEDWGDRYAAVKVEFTKEKPVLYREALIGIENIEDVNDDAFFGFNVDAGLACITDPEVVPYVEKFIEELDVANIYDDYFAELFAKSYKENPKNQRDLGDWINWKVPNTEYQIPIFASGVGDGVYPVYFAYDGQGQLCGLYIHFIDIELELSEYDEENDDEEDETSGQQDNFVFLK, via the coding sequence ATGAATAGTATCTTTAGCTTCACTCATAAAATAAAAGCAATGAACGAAAGCTGGATGCAAAAATGGGAAGAGATAAAGGATAAACTTGTATCTCCTGTAGATATTGAAACCTATTTTATCTCAGACGAAATTATGGAGCAGAAGATGGAAACTATGGAAATTGGTAATGTTTCCCTGCCATCAGGAAAAGTAATTGTAAGAGACCCTCTCGTATATCTGAATCAGAAAGAACAGCCTTTCTTTGTTGAGGTGCCCAGGGGAGATTTTCCGGTAACTGTTGCTGTAGTAAAGCTGGAAGATTGGGGAGACCGTTATGCAGCCGTAAAAGTTGAGTTTACTAAAGAAAAGCCTGTTCTTTATAGAGAAGCATTAATAGGCATTGAAAATATCGAAGATGTTAATGATGACGCTTTTTTTGGGTTTAATGTAGATGCCGGTTTAGCCTGTATTACAGATCCTGAAGTTGTTCCTTATGTGGAAAAATTTATTGAAGAACTTGATGTAGCGAATATTTATGATGATTATTTTGCGGAACTATTTGCAAAGAGCTATAAAGAAAATCCTAAGAACCAACGAGACCTGGGAGACTGGATCAATTGGAAAGTTCCGAATACAGAGTATCAGATCCCCATATTCGCAAGCGGAGTAGGAGATGGGGTATATCCCGTTTACTTTGCCTATGACGGACAAGGGCAATTATGTGGATTATATATTCATTTTATTGATATAGAATTAGAACTATCAGAGTATGATGAAGAGAACGATGATGAAGAGGATGAAACATCAGGGCAACAGGATAATTTCGTTTTTCTGAAATAA
- a CDS encoding SMUG2 DNA glycosylase family protein — translation MNKTFAEQVIEFNKNLIYSGRLPDGFEVLNPYLDNPETMQVMQKFYYKYYNDSNKRKFIIGINPSRHGAGVTGVPFTDTKRLDNVCGIQMKSAHTHEVSSVFMYDMIEGYGGTDLFYKDIYINSPFPLAIVRKTKNGLLNANYYDDKALFHDVKDFMIESLKKHISLNLDTSEVFVLGKKNAEFISKLNNEAQLFNSMTVLEHPRYIQQYKSKEKQLYIDKYILALKDKTTNPLK, via the coding sequence ATGAATAAAACTTTTGCAGAACAGGTTATAGAGTTTAATAAAAATTTAATCTATTCAGGAAGGCTTCCTGATGGTTTCGAAGTCCTTAATCCGTATTTGGATAACCCGGAAACCATGCAGGTGATGCAAAAGTTTTATTACAAATATTACAACGATTCCAACAAAAGAAAATTTATTATTGGGATTAATCCTAGCCGTCATGGGGCAGGAGTAACAGGAGTTCCTTTTACAGATACTAAAAGACTTGACAATGTATGCGGGATACAAATGAAATCTGCCCATACCCATGAAGTTTCTTCCGTATTTATGTACGATATGATTGAAGGTTATGGAGGAACAGACCTGTTTTATAAAGACATTTACATTAACTCGCCATTTCCTTTGGCCATTGTAAGAAAAACAAAAAACGGCTTACTTAATGCGAATTATTATGATGATAAAGCCCTCTTCCATGACGTGAAAGATTTCATGATTGAATCGCTAAAAAAGCATATCAGCCTGAATCTGGATACCTCAGAAGTTTTTGTTCTCGGTAAAAAGAATGCTGAATTTATTTCTAAACTTAATAATGAAGCACAGCTTTTCAATAGCATGACAGTTTTGGAACATCCACGGTATATTCAGCAATATAAGTCAAAAGAAAAGCAACTGTACATAGATAAGTACATTTTAGCATTAAAAGATAAAACAACAAATCCCTTGAAATAG
- the paaZ gene encoding phenylacetic acid degradation bifunctional protein PaaZ has product MEKLKNYIYGQWVEGTGAGIPLYNAVTGEQVAISDTEGLNFEQALDYGRTVGYKNLSSMTFYDRGEMLKKVALYLLERKKKYYELSYKTGATHVDSWVDIEGGFGTFFTYSGLAKRMLPNTPFWVDGDTQKISANGTHLGTHILTPSEGVSVQINAYNFPVWGMLEKLSTSLLAGVPSIVKPSPFGSYLTNVVFQDMIESGVLPEGAVQLVCGEPGNILDYVQDGDSVLFTGSAATGRKLKSLPSIAGNAVRFNMEADSLNCSILGLEAKPGTPEFDLFIKEVRNEMTTKAGQKCTAIRRIIVPEHLIGDVQNALSKALDQTKIGNPLSRETRMGSLVGRQQYDEVLRKVNILKSETELIYDGKHELVDASYENGAFMSPKLFLNDKPFEKNISHDVEAFGPVSTLMPYKDAEEAAALAKRGKGSLVGSIVSHDENFIAETSWKMASQHGRIFVLNRDNAKESTGHGSPLPTLMHGGPGRAGGGEEMGGLSGLHFFLQKTAIQGSPDVLKAITKIYQQGAEKKFSDKHPFQKYFEEVEVGDSLETAGRTVTEADIVNFSNVSWDHFYAHTDATSLTGTIFDKTVAHGYFILSAAAGLFVSGKKGPVIANYGLEECSFFKPVYAGDTITVYLTAKEKINRGVKGRNIPSGVVKWLVEVVNQRDEVVCVATILTLVAKQSPFIDLNVKNVQKIVSGLTESTPAAWGKMSSQQMIEHLERAVLVSIGEPEAEKCFTPEEHLEKWQDSLYNHRAMPKDFTAPFLPQDGSLPELTHKNLEAAKQSFIDNLKRFVVYYKENPQAEHMNFVFGKLNKEMWELMHKKHFTHHFEQFGLI; this is encoded by the coding sequence ATGGAAAAACTAAAAAACTATATCTACGGACAATGGGTAGAAGGAACAGGAGCCGGAATTCCTCTATACAATGCTGTAACAGGAGAGCAGGTTGCTATTTCCGATACTGAAGGCCTTAATTTTGAACAGGCCCTTGATTACGGCAGAACTGTAGGGTACAAAAACCTTTCTTCAATGACGTTTTACGACCGTGGAGAAATGTTGAAAAAAGTAGCGCTTTACCTCTTAGAAAGAAAGAAAAAATATTACGAATTATCATATAAAACAGGAGCAACCCATGTTGATTCCTGGGTAGATATTGAAGGAGGTTTCGGAACTTTCTTTACCTATTCAGGATTAGCGAAGAGAATGCTTCCAAACACTCCGTTTTGGGTAGATGGTGATACTCAGAAGATTTCTGCTAATGGAACCCATCTGGGAACTCATATTTTGACACCGAGTGAAGGCGTTTCTGTACAGATCAATGCTTATAATTTCCCGGTTTGGGGGATGTTGGAAAAGTTATCCACATCATTGTTAGCAGGAGTACCATCTATTGTGAAACCATCACCTTTTGGTTCCTATCTTACCAATGTAGTATTTCAGGATATGATTGAAAGTGGAGTACTTCCTGAAGGAGCAGTACAATTAGTTTGTGGGGAACCCGGAAATATACTGGATTATGTTCAGGACGGAGACTCTGTACTGTTTACAGGTTCAGCTGCTACAGGGCGAAAACTGAAATCACTTCCATCCATTGCAGGAAATGCTGTTCGTTTCAATATGGAAGCAGATTCCCTGAACTGCTCAATTCTTGGGTTGGAAGCAAAACCCGGAACTCCCGAATTTGATTTATTTATCAAAGAAGTCCGTAATGAAATGACCACAAAAGCAGGTCAGAAATGTACAGCGATCAGAAGAATTATTGTTCCTGAGCATTTAATAGGAGATGTTCAGAATGCTTTATCCAAAGCTTTAGACCAAACGAAGATCGGAAACCCGTTAAGCAGAGAAACAAGAATGGGATCTTTGGTAGGAAGACAGCAATATGATGAAGTTTTAAGAAAAGTAAATATCTTAAAATCCGAAACAGAACTTATTTATGACGGTAAACATGAGTTGGTAGATGCCAGCTATGAAAACGGAGCCTTTATGAGTCCTAAGTTATTTTTGAATGATAAACCTTTCGAGAAGAATATCTCTCACGATGTAGAAGCTTTCGGGCCTGTATCTACATTAATGCCATATAAAGATGCTGAAGAAGCAGCAGCTCTGGCAAAAAGAGGAAAGGGAAGCTTAGTAGGATCTATTGTTTCTCATGATGAAAACTTCATTGCAGAAACCTCTTGGAAAATGGCTTCTCAACACGGTAGAATCTTTGTTCTGAACAGAGATAATGCTAAAGAAAGCACGGGGCACGGTTCACCACTTCCAACATTAATGCACGGTGGCCCGGGTAGAGCAGGAGGAGGTGAGGAAATGGGCGGTTTAAGCGGCCTTCATTTCTTCCTGCAGAAAACCGCCATTCAGGGATCTCCTGATGTATTGAAAGCTATTACTAAAATTTATCAGCAAGGTGCTGAGAAAAAATTCTCAGATAAGCATCCTTTCCAGAAATATTTTGAAGAAGTTGAAGTTGGGGACTCTCTGGAAACAGCAGGAAGAACTGTTACTGAAGCAGATATTGTCAACTTTTCAAACGTTTCATGGGATCACTTCTATGCCCATACCGATGCCACAAGTTTAACGGGAACTATTTTCGATAAAACAGTTGCTCACGGATACTTTATTCTTTCAGCAGCAGCAGGATTATTCGTTTCCGGTAAAAAAGGTCCTGTTATCGCAAATTATGGACTGGAAGAGTGCAGTTTCTTCAAGCCTGTATACGCCGGAGACACCATTACGGTTTATCTGACAGCGAAAGAAAAGATCAACAGAGGCGTAAAAGGAAGAAATATTCCTTCAGGAGTAGTGAAATGGCTGGTTGAAGTAGTTAATCAAAGAGATGAAGTAGTTTGTGTAGCTACAATTTTAACATTGGTGGCAAAACAGTCTCCTTTTATTGATCTGAATGTGAAGAACGTTCAAAAAATAGTAAGCGGATTAACGGAAAGCACACCTGCTGCCTGGGGCAAAATGTCTTCACAGCAAATGATTGAACACTTAGAGCGGGCAGTGTTGGTAAGTATAGGAGAACCAGAAGCAGAAAAATGCTTTACCCCTGAAGAACATCTTGAAAAATGGCAGGATTCTCTTTATAACCATAGAGCCATGCCAAAAGATTTTACAGCGCCTTTCTTACCGCAGGATGGCTCCCTTCCGGAACTTACCCATAAGAATCTGGAAGCTGCAAAACAGTCTTTCATTGATAATCTGAAAAGGTTTGTGGTGTACTACAAAGAAAATCCGCAGGCAGAGCATATGAACTTTGTATTTGGAAAACTCAATAAAGAGATGTGGGAACTGATGCATAAGAAACATTTTACTCATCATTTCGAACAATTTGGATTAATTTAA